GTGAATTCGTAGTGACGAACGTCCCCTTCGTACCGGTCGGCAGGCCCTTGCCCGTGTCATGGGGATTCGTATGGTTGAAACCAAGAAGTTTTGAGCTCCGGAACCCTTGAGCCCAGGACTGTTCACGCTCTCCCGAACGGAAGCCCTGCCGTGCCGTCCGATGCCCCCGCACCCGCCGTCTGGCGCATCACGCTGCCGCACTCCGCGGCCGCCGTGCCGATCGCCCGCGCGCTGATCCGCTCGGTGCTGGCATCCATCGACTCGGACTCCGACGCCCCCGCCGACAGCGACACCGCCGAACTGCTGACCGCGGAGCTGGTCGCCAACGCCGTGGAGCACACCCCGGGCGACGAGCCCGTCGAGCTGGTGGTGGAGCTGCTGCCGACCGGCTGCCAGGTGGAGGTGCACGACGGCGATCCGGCCCCGCCGGGCGATCTCTCCCGCCCGGACCCCGACTGGGCGCCCGATCCATGGCAGGAGCACGGCCGGGGGCTGCTGCTGATCCGGACCCTCAGCTCGTCCTGCGGTCACCGCACGACGGAGCGCGGCAAGGCGGTGTGGTTCACCCTGCCGTCCTGCACCCGTCCGAGGCCCTGACCGGCCGGAGACCGCTCAGCCGCCGGCCCGGCCCGCCAGC
This genomic interval from Streptomyces sp. NBC_00464 contains the following:
- a CDS encoding ATP-binding protein, with amino-acid sequence MPSDAPAPAVWRITLPHSAAAVPIARALIRSVLASIDSDSDAPADSDTAELLTAELVANAVEHTPGDEPVELVVELLPTGCQVEVHDGDPAPPGDLSRPDPDWAPDPWQEHGRGLLLIRTLSSSCGHRTTERGKAVWFTLPSCTRPRP